The nucleotide window TATAGAACggaagaataaaaaacatcgTATTGTCTGGCGGTCTATTTCACTAGATATAGGTTACGCTATGTGATTTCCCACGcccttttttacaattacaatagGTTGAGGTGCAGTTAGAATAGATGCGAGTACTGTAAAAATCCTACCGTATATGGACCGAATTCCGTACGCTTCTGCACAACAAATAAGGGTGGGATCATATTACCAATTAGTGCACatcttatacataaaattctcgtgtcacggggttcgaacttgaactcccccgaaacggcttgaccgattctcatgaaattttgtgagcatattcagtaggtctgagaatcggccaacatctatttttcataccccttttttttaactgcgcgcggccggagtcgggcgacagctagtatcttatgaaatattagatataattacagttaaataaatgtatgaatgaactaataaaaaatgtggCTACTGTTTCAGTATCAAAATGTATGATTTTCTTATTGGGCAAATCGCAATGGAGAACTACAGGGTAAAACAATAGACGGAGGAAAAATTACCGTTAAGTTCCTTACGTTTCCTAGTTGCAATCGTCTGTTTACCATCATCTGTGTTAGAAATTTCACAGTATCCCTAAACGAAGCTGGTTTGCTTCAAGCTACTATAATGTCATAACAGTCGATAATGTGTTCATAGCGTAGACCTAGTCACGCTGTGTCGACCACGTCGCTTGATGATTTCTGACGATCATCTAACAAGACACTGCTGTAACGGAATTCTAATCCGCTTAAATTCGACTactgtgttatttaattaattaactttatagcgcaataaattagaaagtaaataagaacagctttattcattatgttttaTCTTCACGATAAGTGCACAAGAGTGAAGGCTGAAGGCCCCGTTATACTGGACCCATAGACAATGAGCGCATTTTTAAGGGTTTAATAAATTAGTCTATGACTCAATCACTTAATTCGTAATTTtcgttttctattatatttggTAGGTAccatataattataacactCAAGTAAGAGCGCCGTACATTTTATATGCAATATCTTTTCATACTAAGGGCAATATACCATCTGTCCACAGCAAACTGAATCTTATGGCTGTTCTCGTTTACCATAAAGAGAATGAATATCTCCTCGCGCACCATGTTTGGCCAGAAATCGACTCAATGCATTTCCAAGCGAAGCTGCCCTACAAGTACATATATACGCATAACAAATAAGTCTGAGTCTATAAATAAGTATACATTGTGTCTATTTGAtagataatgaaataaaattattgctctgtggttaaaatgtttttactttttccatGCAGCCAGTGACGAAACACgaaatttctaataaaattctAGTGATGTTActaatgttttcatttaagtCTTTCACATTTTCAAGAGTTTAGAAaacctattttaattaaaccaataaattattttatcttgcCAAGTAGCCAAAATTCTGAATGTCAGGGATTTGCTTATATTTacatgttgtttattttgttcctATAACATctacttatttaattgttatctCAAATCGATAAAGTACAATGACTACATaggtacaataattaaatatttttactagtttCTCTGTAGTTTATCAAATTGGTGAAACGTCAAGTCATTATAGTACATTCCAAAAAAACTACTGAAATTAAGATTCGAATCACTGAACCTTTTCTTCCGCTATAATTCTTCTCCTGCCCGCCTATTTTGcctatgattttttaaacacaacTCTCGgaaatcaaaataatgaaCGGAACAGTGGAAGGACAGCGCACTCTATTGGCAAAAGAATTAAATGAATACGTAAAATTGCCATATGAAAAATAGCACTTCGGAAAACATTGACACTAAAAGTATGCTCAATAAATAGAAGTTTTTTCATACAGTTACTCGTATTTGGACtcgtttttaacattttaaaagttgcCAATTATTTTCGAAACACAGAGAAATCTCTTTTATAGATGCCATAAAATGTATTCCATTAAAAAGTATGCTAGTGTTTATGTCAAATGTCTATTCTGTCAAACTGAACTGTCATTCTGTTCGACTTGCTGTTGTGCTGAATTGCCTTtttctacaaatatttaaatatttttacaacagcAAAGAATTGCGAGCAGATGACTTTTGGAAGAAATTCCACGTATAATTGGAATACTTGTTTTGATAGCAATGGagattatatatttagtaatatgACAGAAAATAGGTACAGAAAATATCGACAACAAAGTTAtcgtttctttttgttttgtatttgtaattttattgactAACATCTATGGTTTCAGAAAAAGAACTCGTGAGGATGACACGTGCGAGTTCATGCCACTATCGAAAAGGATAAATAACTTACACATAAATAACAACCTCGCTAGCCAATCTATCCTTCAGGCTGCAGATCCTAGTCATATTAATGGGATAAGAACTGAGGAGAATGGAATATCTTCTCAAACTCATAACCATAATTCTGACAGTACACCTACTTATGACCCTGGTGTCACATCATCACAAAGCagatattattatgaaaataaattattgtttgaactGCATTTAGAAAGAATTCAACGATCAGGGCAACAGTTTCCCTTTTGAAATACTTGTAATAATGTGTGAATTAAGTTGTGTACCTGTATTATTAAACTACTAGTTTGTAatcttattttagaattaaaacaattgttatCTTTGCATGTATCTTTGcatgtttacattatttaatctatgtgaataaactattttacCTACATCATTTATATGATGTATGTGTAACATTTTTTCGAATATTGTAAcaacaaaaatttgttttatttcttttgtttatacgACCTACTCTTCTTTTTAGCATACATCCATTTAACTGCtggtttttttgtttactaacttgttaaaatttaccGGGTCCATAAAAACTAATCTCAAAATATTTACGACAACTCCGTAATAAAATcaagatgtaaataaaaaaaaagcaattagCACGCCATCTGGTGATAAGTTTTCGAGACGTCAAAACAGTAATGGCGGATTTCATGTGTTGTATAGTTAGTGAATTTGTTGTTTACGACTTATTGTTTAGAtaacttgaatattttattggatCAAGATATAAAAcgctattttttatgtgtcaAAAGACTAACTACATTGGAGGTAcgtgttataatttagttatatttgttGTATATCAAAATCCGTGACCTTATTTCGGTAGCGGTACTTTGTGTACCGTTAGAGGGGCGCGTGGCTGTCCCTGAGCGCCGTGGCGAGAGTGCCGCTGTCGAGCGTGAGGGCCGCACAACCCCTCCTCTCGCGATTTTCCTGTCGGTGGAGGAAGGAGTCGGGAGCGGGAGTGATTTGGTGTCGTATCGATAGTACATGGAGGGGATCCCGCATCTTGGTGGGGATGCGTCGCGCCGCGCGTGATGGACGCTGGCAAAAGGAACTGGTAGGGGTGAATAACCTTCGTTCTACGTCTGGGTCCGCCCCCTCATATGGATTTCAGACATAAacttatgaattaaaatacgattaatttacaactttatttgtagATAATTGCGTAACTAAAATTCCGACAAATGATACAGCTATTATTCACGTGGAATTTCTTTGTTCTGACATTAcacattgaattattttcataaacatataaacatGTTTTGGTGTAAAGTTGGCACATCATTCTAAAGCTAAGctcattttttttccaaatttaacACTGCAATTAACTAAattgag belongs to Papilio machaon chromosome 10, ilPapMach1.1, whole genome shotgun sequence and includes:
- the LOC106718181 gene encoding uncharacterized protein LOC106718181, translating into MTFGRNSTYNWNTCFDSNGDYIFSNMTENRKRTREDDTCEFMPLSKRINNLHINNNLASQSILQAADPSHINGIRTEENGISSQTHNHNSDSTPTYDPGVTSSQSRYYYENKLLFELHLERIQRSGQQFPF